The Microlunatus antarcticus DNA segment GGGTCGGCGAGCAGCTCGACGGGCGGGCCCTCGTGCGGTGACGCCGTCCCCGCCTCCAGCGGCCGTCCGCAGCTGGCGCAGAAGCGGTCCTCGGCCCCGGGCATCCGTCCGCAGCTGCAGGCCCGACCGGTCATCCCGCGCTCACGGCGCGGCAGGCGCGGGGGCGGCGGGCACGCCGTCATTGTCCCCCGTAGATCGCAACCACTCCTCCTTCCGCGTTGTGTCGTCGAGACGACAGACGGGCGCTCGCGGCCCGGCGAACCTGGGCGTGCGGGCCGACACCGACCCGTCGGACGGCGCGGGCCACAGGGAATGGGTCCGAGCGCCGGCCGTCGGGGTCCCCCAGGGGGACACCGGCAGCGGTTGCTGGGGGGCGCCGCTGCCGGTGCTGGGCCCCGGCGCCCGCGCGGGGACGACCGGCAGCGCTGCGATGCTGGCCTCGTGCCTGCTGCTCCCGGAACCGGCTCGGGCTTCCTCGCGCGGCTCCCCGTCCCGGGTCGCGACGCGGTGCTGGCCGCCGCCGTCCGCCGGAGCTGGGACCCCGGAGAGCTGCTGGTGCGCGACGGCGAGGACGCGACGGCGCTCCTGGTGGTGACCCACGGGCATGCCGTGGTGCGCCTGCTCCTGCCGTCGGGCAGCCAGGTCACGCTCGCCGTCCTCGGGAGGGGCGACATCATCGGCGAGGTCGGTCTGCTGAACCGCGAGCGCGAGCGGACGGCGGACGTCGTCGCCCTGGACCCGGTGGAGGCGCTCGTGCTGCGACGGGCCGAGTTCGACCGGATCCGGCGCAGCACGCCGGAGGTCGACGACTTCGTCATGCAGCTGATGGCCCGGCGGATCGACCGCCTGAGCCACCGCGTCGCGGAGGCCCACCACCTGCCGGTGCACCGCCGCGTCGCGCGCCGCCTGCACGAGGTGGGCCTGCTCTACGGCACGGGCGAGGAGTCGGTCCGCGTCCCGCTCACGCAGGAGGACCTGGCCGGCCTGGCGGGGACGACCCGACCGACCGTCAACGCGGCGCTGCGACGCCTCGAGCTGGCCGACGTCGTCCGCCTCGGTCGGGGCGGGGTGCAGATCCTCGACATGGGTGCGCTGCGCCGCCAGTGCTGACCACCGGTCCCGGTTCGCCGCCGACGGCGGCGTCGGCCGGCGGCACCGGGATCAGCGGGCCTGCCGACCGCGGCGGGTCGCCGGGGTCTCAGCCGAGGTCGGCCGCGGTCAACCGGTGCGCGCCCGCCACCATCGTCGCGAACCCGGCCTGCATGGCGGCCGCGTCGGACCAGACCGACGACGTCACGACGGCGTTCCCGTTCTTCGTGTAGGCCGTGCTGTTCTGCGTCGTGGAGCCCTGGGCGGAGAACGCCTCGCCGCAGCCCGTCGCCGACAGGCTCTTCTGGTGGTCGTAGACCTTGCGGCCCGTCACGGGGTCGAGCAGCACCGACACGTCGTACACCTTGATGCCGGCCGCGACCATCCGCCGCTTCTGCGTGGTCGAGTAGTGCCCGGTCAGCTCGTCGTTCGCCGCCACCTGGACGTACGCGCCGGCCCGCCGGAACCGGATGAGCTGGTCGACCAGGTCGGCCTTGGACCCGGTGAGGTAGAAGTTCGCGAACGTCACGCGCGCGCCCAGCCCGCAGCGCGCCTGCTTGGCCCAGGCCAGCACGGGGTCGGTCCGGACCTCGGGCATCATCCACAGCCGGCGCCGTCCGTCGCAGGTCGGCAGGGCGTCGATCCGCTTGGCGGCCTTGTCCTTCCACAGCACGTCGAGGTGCTTGCGCGTGGCGGCGTAGAGGCAGCGGTCGGTGACGACGGTCCGGTCGTTGTAGGCGGTGTCGAGGGAGTAGGTCCAGTTGCCCGAGTCCGAGATCGTCTCCTCGTCGCCGTCGACCGCGGGGTCGGGGTCGATCAGGACGAGCTTGCGGTGCTCGATCCCCGCCCGGCCCGAGCGGGAGAGCGAGCCCCAGCCGACCTTGACCGGCCGCCGCAGCAGCCGCAGCTGGTCGACGAGGACCTGGACGCGGTCGGCGACGTCACCGCTCTTCTCGCCGTCGGGCTTGGGATGGCTCGTGAGCACCCGGACCGACACGCCGCGGGCGGCCGCGCCCACGAGGGCCTGCGCCATGTCCACGCGGGTCGTCGAGTACATGACGACGTCCACGACCCCGCCGGGCGGCACGGCGTCGATGCGGCGGACCAGGTCGTTGCCCAGGGAGCACGGGGTGAGGTCCTGGGGGTGGCACCACGGACCGACGGCCGAGCCGGAGGGGGTCGAGTACAGGTACTGCGCGACCGACGCCGGCGGCGGGTCCGCCACGGGGGCGGCGCCCGCGGAGGTGGGGCCGACGAGCAGCGGCACGAGGGCCAGCAGGCAGCAGAGGACGACCGGGGCGAGCCGACCGGGGAGCGCACGGAACGGGTGCGGCACAGCCGTCCTCCTCGGCGGGGACGACCGTACGGCGCTGGGGGTCGCGCGCAGCTGGTCCCTCGAGGCAGAAGATGTCATCCCCGAGCCGCCGGATCAGTCGCGACGCTCCGCGAGCAGCACGGGGATCAGGCGGTCGGTCTTGGTCTGGTACTCGGCGTACGGCGGGTAGGCGGCGACCGCGCGGTCCCACCACTCCTGACGCTCGTCGCCGCTCAGCTCGCGCGTCGTCGCGTCCCAGCGGTCGGCGCCGTCCTGGACCATCAGCGCGTCGGGGTCGGCCTTGAGGTTCAGGTACCAGACGGGGTGCTCGGGCGCCCCGCCCTTCGAGGCGACCAGCGCGTACGCGCCGTCGTGCTCGACCTTCATCAGCGCCATCTTGCGGATCTTGCGCGACTTCCGGCCGCGCGTCGTGAAGATCACGACCGGCATCCCGGTGTCGCCAAGGGTGTTGGCCTCGCGCCCGTCGGTCGCCTCGTAGGTCTCCACCTGGTCGCGGACCCACTGGTCGGGGCTGGGCTCGTACTCACCGTCGAGGGGCATGGTCCGAGACTAGGGACCGCCGGTCCCCCGGTGCGCGCGGCCCTCGGGCCTCGCGGTCCGCCGCGGCGTCAGCGGTCGGCGAGCGCGGTGCGCAGGTGCGCGACGATGTCCCTGGGCTCGCCGATGCCGTTGAGGACCTGCCAGCGGATCGTGCCCGAGGGGTCGACCAGGAACGAGCCGCGCAGCGCGCACCCGGCCCCGTCGTCGAAGACGCCGTACTCCCGTGCGACCGCCCCGTGCGGCCAGTGGTCGCTCAGCAGGTCGAACGGGAGGTCCTCGGCCTCGGCGAACGCGCGCAGCGTGAACATGGCGTCGCAGGACACCGCCAGCACGCGTACGCCGGCCGCGACGAGGTCGGCGTGACCCGCGCGCAGCGCACCGAGCTCGCTCGTGCAGATGCCCGAGAAGGCCCAGGGGTAGAAGACCAGCAGGACCGGGCCCTCGGCGCGGGCGAGCTCCTCGTGGAACGTGACCGTCTCGCCGTGGTGGTTCCGGGTGCGGAAGTCCGGGGCGCGGTCTCCGACGGCCAGGGTCACCGGCGCGTGCCGCGCGGGCGGACGAGCTTGGTCGCCGACCACTCGGCGGACGCCGTCGCGCTCACCGTCTGGGCCAGGCCCGCGGTGATGGCGGACTCGGAGAGGTCGCTCGCGTCGACGTAGCCCGCGCGTCCGACCTTCGGCGTCATCAGCCAGATGTAGCCGGTGTCGGTGAGGTCGGTGAGCGAGTCGACCAGGCCGTCGACCAGGTCGCCGTCCCCGTCGCGCCACCACAGCAGCACGACGTCGACCGCCTCGACCGCCTCCTCGACGAGCTCGCCGTCGACGGCGTCCTCCACGGCGAGCCGCAGCGCGTCGTCGACGTCGTCGTCCCAGCCGAGCTCCTGGACGATCTGACCGCTGGTGAGTCCCAGCTTGCTGGCCGCCGGGTTGTCGCCCGTGGCACCTGCCGCCGTACTCACGGCACGCTCCTCTCGTACGACCGCCCCGAAGGACGGTCGAGCCCCGGCAGCCGCGTCCACGCGGCGCCTTGTGGCCGACAGCCTCGCACAGGCGGGCCCCTCCAGGAAGGGGGAACGGGGCGCGGCGGGACCACCACGGTGCGTCGGCTGGAGGCCGGTGACAGGATGGGGGCCACGTTGACGAAGGGCGCGGGCGGCACCACCCCAGCCGCTGGCCCGAAGTGAGGAGCATCGATGGCGAGCCAGAGCGGGCACACGAGCAGCACCGGCGCGAGCAGCGCCGGCGGGCCGCGCCCGACCCTGACGGCAGAAGGCCTGGTGCACCAGGTCCCGGACATCGACCCCGAGGAGACCCAGGACTGGCTCGAGTCCCTGGACGACCTCCTCGACGAGAAGGGCAAGGCACGCGCCCGCTTCGTGATGCTGCAGCTGCTCGCCCGGGCGCGCGAGAAGCAGGTCGGCCTGCCCGCCCTGCGCAGCAGCGACTACGTCAACACCATCCCGCCGGAGGCGGAGCCGTGGTTCCCCGGCGACGAGCACGTCGAGCGTCGGCTGCGGGCGTACATCCGCTGGAACGCCGCGATCATGGTCAGCAAGGCCAACCGCAAGGGCCTGGAGGTCGGCGGGCACATCGCGACCTACCAGAGCGCGGCCAGCCTCTACGAGGTCGGCTTCAACCACTTCTTCCGGGGCAAGGACGCCCCCGGCGGCGGCGACCAGGTCTTCATCCAGGGCCACGCCTCCCCCGGCATCTACGCCCGCGCCTACCTCGAGGGCCGGCTGAGCGCCGACCAGCTCGACGGCTTCCGCCAGGAGGTCTCGCGCGGACCGGGTCGCGGCCTCTCGTCCTACCCGCACCCCCGCCTGATGCCGGAGTTCTGGGAGTTCCCGACGGTCTCCATGGGCCTGACCGGGATCAACTCGATCTACCAGGCGCGGTTCAACCGCTACCTCGCCAACCGCGGCATCAAGGACACCTCCGACCAGCACGTCTGGGCGTTCCTGGGCGACGGCGAGATGGGCGAGCCCGAGTCGCTGGGCGCCATCCGCGTCGCGTCGCGCGAGGGCCTCGACAACCTGACGTACGTCGTGAACTGCAACCTGCAGCAGCTCGACGGCCCGGTGGTCGGCAACGGCAAGGTCGTGCAGGAGCTCGAGTCGTACTTCCTCGGCGCCGGCTGGCACGTGATCAAGGTCCTGTGGGGCCGCGACTGGGACCCGCTGCTCGCGGCGGACGCCTCGGGCGCGCTGGTGAACAAGATGAACACCACCCCGGACGGGCAGTACCAGACCTACCTGGTCGAGGACGGCGCGTACATCCGCCAGAACTTCTTCTCCGACCCGCGCCTGCAGAAGATGGTCGCCAACTACTCCGACGAGCAGCTGAAGACGCTGTCGCGCGGCGGGCACGACTACCGCAAGGTCTACGCGGCGTTCAAGGCGGCCAAGGAGCACGTCGGGCAGCCGACCGTGATCCTGGCGCAGACCGTCAAGGGCTGGACGATCGACGCCCTCGAGGGCAAGAACGCCACGCACCAGATGAAGAAGCTGACGAGCAAGGACCTCAAGGCCTTCCGCGACCGGCTCTACCTCGACATCCCCGACAGCCAGCTCGAGGACCCGTACAACCCGCCCTACTTCCACCCGGGGCAGGACAACGAGGAGATCCAGTACCTGCAGGAGCGCCGTCGGGCGCTCGGCGGCTACCTGCCCGAGCGGCGGGTCAAGCCGGTCGTCGTCAAGCTCCCGGGCGACGAGATGTACGCCCCGCTGATGGAGCCCGCGGGCGGCGCCAAGGTCGCGACGACCCAGGCGTTCGTCCGGCTGCTGCGCGACCTGATGCGCGACAAGGAGATCGGCCAGCGGATCGTGCCGATCGCGCCGGACGAGTTCCGCACCTTCGGCATGGACTCCATGTTCCCGACGGCCAAGATCTACAACCCGCACGGCCAGACGTACGAGTCGGTCGACCGCAAGCTGCTGCTCTCCTACAAGGAGGCCAAGAACGGGCAGCTCCTGCACGAGGGCATCTCCGAGGCGGGGGCCATGGGCTCCACGATCGCCGCGGGGTCGGCCTACTCGATCCACGGCGAGCCGATGATCCCGGTCTACATCTTCTACTCGATGTTCGGGTTCCAGCGGACCGGCGACTCGATCTGGGCGATGGCCGACCAGATGTCGCGCGGTTTCCTGATCGGCGCCACGGCGGGCCGCACGACTCTGACCGGTGAGGGTCTGCAGCACGCGGACGGCCACTCGCCGCTGCTGGCGAGCACCAACCCGGCGATCGTGCACTACGACCCGGCGTTCGCGTTCGAGATCGGGCACATCGTCAAGGACGGCCTGCGCCGGATGTACGGCCACGACGACACCGAGCACCCCGACGGCGAGAACGTCATCTACTACATGACGGTCTACAACGAGCCGGTCGACCAGCCGGGTGCGCCCGAGGGGCTCGACGTCGAGGCGCTGCTGCGGGGCCTCTACCGCTACAACACCGCGCCGATCGACCCCGCCGGCAAGCCGCGCGCGCAGCTGCTGGCCTCGGGCATCGGCATGGCCGCGGCGCTCAAGGCCCAGAAGATGCTCGCCGACGAGTGGGGCGTGGCCGCCGACGTGTGGTCGGTGACCTCGTGGAACGAGCTGCGCCGCGACGCCGTCGAGACCGCGACCTGGAACCTCAACCACCCGGGCGAGGACAAGCGCTACCCGCACGTCACGCAGATGCTGCACGGGGCCGAGGGCTCCGTGGTCGCGGTCAGCGACTACATGCGCGCGGTGCAGGACCAGATCGCGCCGTACGTCTACCAGCCGTGGACCTCGCTCGGCACCGACGGCTTCGGCTTCGCGGACACGCGGGCCGCGGCACGACGGTTCTTCGAGGTCGACGCCGAGTCGATCGTCGTCGCCACGCTCGAGAGCCTGGGCCGCGAGGGCCAGTACGACGCGGGTGCGGCCAAGCAGGCGTACGACAAGTACCGCGTGGGCGACCCCACCGCGGTCGCCGGTGTGGCGCAGGAGGGCGCGGGCGCCTAAGGCCGAGCACCGAGCCACGTTGTGCACCGACATCGGTGCACAACGTGGCTCGTTGTCGTCTCAGGGAACGTTCGTCGCGGGGGCACCCGCGCGGAGGACGTCGAGCAGGGAGTCCAGGGCGGCCTCGAGGGGCCAGCTGCTGCGCTCGGGCTGGCTGAGCATCAGCCCGCCCTGGACGGCGGCGAGGATGGCGGCGGCGAGGCGTTCGGGGTCGGAGGTGGGCGCCACTCCCCCGGCGGCCTGGAGGCGGCGTACGCCGTCGGCCAGCTTGCCGCGCCAGGCGCGCATCGCCTCGGCGATCCCGGCGGCGAGCTCGGGGTCGGTGGCGGCGGCCTCCCAGGCCATGGAGCCGATCGGGCACGCCCACCGGCCCAGGCCCAGGTAGTAGTCGACGAGCGCGTCGCGCCAGGCGTGCCACGACTCCCAGGTCGACAGGTCGTCGAGCCACGGGAGCTGCGCGGCCAGCAGCTGGTCGCCCTCCCACGCCGCGACCTCGCGCACCAGCTCGTTCTTGCCACCGGGGAAGTAGTGGAACAGCTGGCTCTTGCTGGTCAGCGTCGCCGCGCGCACCCCGTCGAGGGTCGTCCCGCCGATCCCGCCGGCCAGGATCTGCTGCCCGGTCGCCTCGATGATGCGCTGGCGGGTCTGGCGGCCGCGCTCCGTGAGGGTTCCGTCCACGCCCTTGAGGCTACGCGCTGGACCCCACGGTCCAGAGCGTGTGCTAGAACTGGACCATGCAGTCCAACGATGACCTCCTGTCCTCCCTCCCCACCGACGGCCGCCTCGACGGCCGCACCGCGATCGTCACCGGCTCCAGCGCCGGCATCGGCGAGGCCGTCGCCCGGGTGCTCGCCAGCTCCGGCGCCACCGTGCTCGTCACCGCCCGCGACCTCGTCCGGGCCCGGCCCGTCGCCGACGCGATCACCGCCGCCGGCGGCAAGGCTCACGCGCTGACCCTCGACCTCGCCGGCTCGTACGCCGACCTCCGGCGGTTCGCCGCCGAGGCGACCGACGTCCTGGGTGGCCGGGTCGACGTCCTCGTGAACAATGCCGGCATCTACCCGATCGGGCCGACCGAGACCTTCGCAGACGACGACCTCGACGCGCTGCTCGCGGTCAACGTGCGCGCGCCGCACGTCCTCGTCGGCGCGCTGGCTCCGGCCATGGCCGAGCGGGGTGACGGCGTGATCGTCAACATCGGGTCGTGGATGGCCCGCGTCGGCACCGCCCCGATGGCGATGTACCCGGCGACCAAGGCCGCCCTGGAGCAGCTGACGCGGGGCTGGGCCGCGGAGTACGGGCCCCGCGGCGTGCGGGTCGTCGGCGTCGCGCCGGGCGCCACCACCACCCGCGGCAACGCCGACTACCCCGAGGCGATGGACCACCTGGCGAAGCAGACGCCGGCCGGGGTGCCCGTCCGCCCGGTCGACGTCGCGTACGCGGTCCGCTTCCTCGTGTCGGACGAGGGCCGCTTCGTGCAGGGCAGCTCGATCGACGTCGACGGCGGTATCGTCGGCGCCCGCGTGGGCTGACGTCCGGGGGCTCCGGCGGGCCGAACCTGAAGATCTCGTCGTCTTGAGGGCTTCTTCAGCCTCGCCGCGCACGCTGGGCTCATGACGCACCTCGGGCTGGTCGACCTCGTCACCCTCGTCCTCGTGGCCTCCTCCGTGATCGGCGCGCTCGTCGGCCGGCGGGGGTTGCTCGGGGCCCTGCTGTCGGGGGCCGGGACCGCCGTCGGCTGCTGGCTGGTCTGCCTCGGCCTCGTCGCCTGGGCGCCGGGCGTCGTCGCCGACGCGGCGTCGTCGAGCGCGCTGCTGCACCTGGTGCCGGTCCCCCGGCCCGCGCTGGAGCAGGCCCGCGCGCTCGGCGACTGGGTCGCCTTCCAGGTGACGTCGCGCACCTGGGACTTCTAGGCCCGGCGGGCCACGACGGCGTAGAGCGGGTCGCCCCGGTAGCGGCCCGCCGGGGTCCGCAGCGAGACCTCGGGCTCGTCGAACCCGCCGGCCAGGCGGACGTACGCCGCCGCGATCGCGCAGCGGCCGGGTTCGTCGGCGTAGAGCCAGCCCGCGACCGCCTTGCTCGGGAAGAGCCGGTTGGAGAAGGTCAGCACCACCGGCGCTCCCGGCCGCAGCACGCGGGCGGCCTCGCGCAGCACCTCGACCGGGTGGACGAGGTAGTCGACCGAGACGCAGCAGAGCACGGCGTCGAAGGAGGCGTCGGCGAAGGGCAGCGTCGGGTCGTCGTTGAGGTCGCGGACCACGCGTTCCGTGGCCTGCGGGTTGGCCTGCAGCTCGGCGGCGTTCATGCCGAGCACCACCAGCTCGCTCGGTGCCGTGGCCAGGTGCGAGATCCAGGACGACATCAGGTCGAGCACGCGGCGCGGCTCCCCCGCGGAACCGTCCACGCCGAGCTCGGCGTACAGACCGGATACCGCGAGCACGGCCCCGTCGTCGATGTGGGTGACCAGGCGCGGCGGCCCGTAGAACTCCCCGTCCGGGCTCTCGTCCTCGCGGGCGAAGAAGCCGGGCGGGAAGACCTCCTCGGGTCGCGGGTCGGTCACGCCGCGGCGGCGGCCGCGTCGACCAGGGCGGCGCGCGCCTCGGCGACGGACTGCGCGTTCCCGGCGACGAGCCAGCGCTGGTCGGCGATCAGGACCTCCTCGGCCACCCCGCCCGCGCCGATGACCAGCGCAGCGCCCGGGTACCAGTCCCAGGGGTGCAGGTTGGCCTGCAGGAACACGCCGATCCGGCCGGTCGCGACACCGGCGAGGTCGACCGACGCCGACCCGAACATCCGCGTCGTGGCCGCGGTCGAGGTCACGGCGTTCCAGGAGGCGGCCTTGACGTGGTCGCGCAGGTGCGAGGCGTTCGAGTAGGTGGCGACCGACACCTCGGCCAGCGGCCGGTCGGCCAGCGTCGGCAGCGCGCGCTCGTTCAGCGTCGTCGGGCGGTCCCGGCCGCCGACCCAGAGCTCGTCGCGCGCCGGGTAGTAGACGGCGCCGAGCAGCGGGCCCTCGGTGTCGATCAGCCCGATCGCGGAGCACCAGTACGGGATGCCGGACAGGAAGTTGTACGTGCCGTCGACCGGGTCGATGTACCAGGTGCGGCCGCCCGCCCCGTCGGCGACGGCGCTGCGGGCGCCCTCCTCGCCGACCTGGCCGTCGTCGGGCCGCTCGGCCGCGAGCCGGCCGGAGACCAGCGCCTCGGCGGCGTGGTCGGCCGCCGACACCACGTCGGAGATCGACGTCTTGAAGTGCGTGTCGAGCCCTGCGGCCAGCATCTGCGACGCCAGCCCGCCGGCTTCGCGTACGAGGTCGGCCGCCAGCATGTCGTCGTCCACGCCCCGACCCTATGCGGTCGTGCCGGGACCGCCCGTCAGCGCGGGGTCCAGCTCGGCGTCCCCACCGTGCCGTCCTGCTCGAGCTCGCGCTCGTCGTCGCCGTCCCGCGTCACGACCACGAGGCGGAGGCGGTCGTCCGAGTCGTCCGTCGCCCGCCGGAAGACGAGGTGGGTGCCGTCCGGCGACCACGAGGGGTCGGTGTCGATCTCCTCGCTCGCGGTGAGCTCGTCGACGGCGTCCGGCGGGCCGTCGACCGGCAGGGTCACGACGTGCGCCGGGTCGTCCGAGCCCTCGACGGAGACGTAGCGGGAGAACGCGATCGTCCGCCCGGTCGGCGCCCAGGCCGGGCCGACGTTGCGCCCGTCGACCACCTGCCTCGGTTCGGTGGACCCGTCGACGTCGGTGACGTAGAGCGGCCCCCCGCGGCTCCACGAGCCCGAGGCCGCCTTCGGGTAGAGGACCTGGCGGCCGTCCGGGCTGAAGGTCGGGCTGCCGATCAGCCCGACGTCGAGCGTGCGGAGGAACGTCCCGTCCGTCGTCGCCGTGCCCAGCGTGAAGATCGTCCCCTGCTGGTCGAGCTTGCACACCACGCCGAGCGTCCCGTCGACGCTCCAGACGACCTGCCGCAGGAACGGGCACCCGGGCGACCCGTCACGGAAGAGGAGCCGCTGGACGCTCCCGTCGGCGGCGACGGCGTGCAGGGACGTCCGGTCGCCCGGCCGCTCCCGGCGGAGGTAGAGCACCGTCCGGCGGTCGTGCGACACCACGGGCGCGATCTCCTGCTCGCCCGAGGCCAGCACCACCGAGCCGCGCCGTCCGGTCGAGCTGATCGTCGACATCGTCCAGTCGTCGCCCACGTTGAAGCGCACGACGATCTGGTCGTCGGCGAGCGGTCGCGCCGAACGGGGCAGGTCGTCGGTCGGGCCGGCGGGGCTCGTGGCCGGGGACTCGGCGGGTGCGGTGGTCGCCGGGGCCGGGGGTGTCGCCGCCGGGGCCGTCCGGGGCGGGTTCAGGACGTTCCACCAGACCACGCCGGACGCGGCGGTGAGGACGACCAGGACGGCGACGAGGAGGGTGGTCAGGCGGCGGGCGTCGGGACGCGCCGTCGTCGCGCCGGGACCGGTCACGCGAGCGATCCTCGCACGACGGCCGCGTCCGACGAGGCGGTCGGAGCAGCCGGGACGGCAGCGCGCGTACGGGCGGTTCCGGTCGGCCGGCACGAGGCGCCGGAGGTCCGGCGCCCCGTGCACCGCGGTCCCGCCCCACCCCCCGGGTGACGTGACCGCAGACCGGGCAGCTCGTCGACGCGCGTCTCCCCTGCTTCGTCGAGGCGGCCCGCCACCGCCTCGGCGCCGTGAGCCCGCCCCTGCTGCCCGCGCACGACCCTAGGGACGCGACGCCGCGCGGAGAAGGGGGAGAACTCCCCATGCCTCCTGCCCTCGGGAGCTGTGGACGAGGTCAGGGCCGGGTCGACGCGTCGGGCAGGAGGGCGAGGTCGGCGGTGGTGACCAGCTGGGTGGCGAGCGCGTACTCGACGAGGCGGGCCTTGCGGCTGGTGGCGAGCCGCGAGGCGTCCCCGTGCAGGCCGCGGACCCCCTGCTTGGTCAGCTTGTCGCAGACGTTGTCGAGCTTGCGGTTGAGCTTGGTGGGCGTCCACCCGAGGCGGGCGGCGACCACGTTCGAGGCGGGGGCCACCGCACCACCCCGGTTCTGGCGCTTCAGCACGGGCTCGCAGAGGCCGACGAGCAGGAGGTGCTGGTCGGGCGTCAGCGACACCCGACCGACCGTCACCGACCCGGCCAGCTCGGACCGTTGCCGGACCGGCTCGAAGGGCGACCCGGTCACGAGGATGTCGAGCTCGTAGGTGGTGGGACCCGCGGTGAACCAGACGACCGTCCGCGGGAAGACGAGCGGCAGCTGCCCGCCCGGCGCGAGCCAGGCCTGGAGGCCGCCGAACTCGTCCGCGACCGTCGCGCTGAGCACGGTGCCGACGTTCGACAGCCACCACAGGTCGCCCCGGTCGGACACCTCGAGGAAGTGCCGGTGCAGGAACGGGTTGTCGTCGATCGCGACCTCGGCGTCGCGGCCGACGACGAGCGGGTGACCGGGACGGGCCGTGTGGACCTCGCCGCAGTAGTCCAGGGTCAGCCCGGGCAGCCCGGGAGAGGCGGACGTCGTCACCCGGCACCGCCCGAGCGCAGGAGGAGCATCAGCAGACCGAGGAGCAGGACCGCCGCCATCACCAGGACGAGGACCAGCAGCACGACCGGCGTACGCGGCCGTCCCGGCGCGGTCTGCTCCAGAGGCTCGGCCGGCTTGGCCGGCGGGTCGTCGACCGGCTCGGGAACGTCGAGATCGGACCGACGCCGCGTCAGTCCGGACAGGTCGGCACCGGTCCGGGACGTCGTCCGCTCCGCCGCCACGCCCGACCGGCGCCGCCCGGGCACGAGCACGACGTCGGTGGGCTCGAGCCGGAGCTGGCGCTGCACGTCCTGGAGCGCGTGGACGAAGCTGGCCATCGAGGAGAAGCGGTCGCGCGGGTCCTTGGCCATGGACTGGCGCAGCAGGCCCTCGAGCGCGGCAGGCACGTCCGGCCGGGCCAGCGGCGGGAGCGGGTCGAGGCGGATCCGGCGGACGAGGGCCGCCTCCGTGTCGCCCGCCCGCTCGAACGGGGCGCGGGCGGTCAGCAGGTGCCAGAGGGTGGCGGCCAGCGAGTAGACGTCCGAACCGACGCTCGGGGCGGCCGTGTCGAGGAGCACCTCCGGCGGCGACCACGGGATCGACATGCCGATGATCCGCTCGCCGACGTCGGCGATCGTCCCGGCGATGCCGAAGTCGCTGAGCGCGGGGCCGAACTGGTTGCGCAGGATGTTGTGCGGCTTGATGTCACGGTGGAGGATGCCCGCGCCGTGCGCGTAGGCCACCGCGCTCCCGATCTGGACGCCGGTCTTGAGCACCTCGGCCACCCCGAGCGGGGTCTGGGCCCGGTCGAAGAGCGTGCCCTCGGGGTAGAACGGCATCGTCAGGTACGGCCGCCCGTGCGCCGCCCGGCCGACGGCGAAGACCGGGACGATGTGCGGGTGGGCCAGGTGCGCCATCGCGTGGGCCTCGGCGACGAAGCCGGTCGCCTCGTCCTCCGACAGCCCGGTCTCCCGCACCACCTTCACCGCGACGTCGCGGTCGAGGCTCGTCTCGCGGTAGAGGAAGACGTCGGCGTAGCCGCCCGTGCCGATCCGGCGCCGGTACTCGAG contains these protein-coding regions:
- a CDS encoding Crp/Fnr family transcriptional regulator — translated: MPAAPGTGSGFLARLPVPGRDAVLAAAVRRSWDPGELLVRDGEDATALLVVTHGHAVVRLLLPSGSQVTLAVLGRGDIIGEVGLLNRERERTADVVALDPVEALVLRRAEFDRIRRSTPEVDDFVMQLMARRIDRLSHRVAEAHHLPVHRRVARRLHEVGLLYGTGEESVRVPLTQEDLAGLAGTTRPTVNAALRRLELADVVRLGRGGVQILDMGALRRQC
- a CDS encoding phospholipase D-like domain-containing protein; the protein is MPHPFRALPGRLAPVVLCCLLALVPLLVGPTSAGAAPVADPPPASVAQYLYSTPSGSAVGPWCHPQDLTPCSLGNDLVRRIDAVPPGGVVDVVMYSTTRVDMAQALVGAAARGVSVRVLTSHPKPDGEKSGDVADRVQVLVDQLRLLRRPVKVGWGSLSRSGRAGIEHRKLVLIDPDPAVDGDEETISDSGNWTYSLDTAYNDRTVVTDRCLYAATRKHLDVLWKDKAAKRIDALPTCDGRRRLWMMPEVRTDPVLAWAKQARCGLGARVTFANFYLTGSKADLVDQLIRFRRAGAYVQVAANDELTGHYSTTQKRRMVAAGIKVYDVSVLLDPVTGRKVYDHQKSLSATGCGEAFSAQGSTTQNSTAYTKNGNAVVTSSVWSDAAAMQAGFATMVAGAHRLTAADLG
- a CDS encoding nitroreductase family deazaflavin-dependent oxidoreductase → MPLDGEYEPSPDQWVRDQVETYEATDGREANTLGDTGMPVVIFTTRGRKSRKIRKMALMKVEHDGAYALVASKGGAPEHPVWYLNLKADPDALMVQDGADRWDATTRELSGDERQEWWDRAVAAYPPYAEYQTKTDRLIPVLLAERRD
- a CDS encoding peroxiredoxin, producing the protein MTLAVGDRAPDFRTRNHHGETVTFHEELARAEGPVLLVFYPWAFSGICTSELGALRAGHADLVAAGVRVLAVSCDAMFTLRAFAEAEDLPFDLLSDHWPHGAVAREYGVFDDGAGCALRGSFLVDPSGTIRWQVLNGIGEPRDIVAHLRTALADR
- a CDS encoding DUF3052 domain-containing protein produces the protein MSTAAGATGDNPAASKLGLTSGQIVQELGWDDDVDDALRLAVEDAVDGELVEEAVEAVDVVLLWWRDGDGDLVDGLVDSLTDLTDTGYIWLMTPKVGRAGYVDASDLSESAITAGLAQTVSATASAEWSATKLVRPRGTRR
- the aceE gene encoding pyruvate dehydrogenase (acetyl-transferring), homodimeric type; this encodes MASQSGHTSSTGASSAGGPRPTLTAEGLVHQVPDIDPEETQDWLESLDDLLDEKGKARARFVMLQLLARAREKQVGLPALRSSDYVNTIPPEAEPWFPGDEHVERRLRAYIRWNAAIMVSKANRKGLEVGGHIATYQSAASLYEVGFNHFFRGKDAPGGGDQVFIQGHASPGIYARAYLEGRLSADQLDGFRQEVSRGPGRGLSSYPHPRLMPEFWEFPTVSMGLTGINSIYQARFNRYLANRGIKDTSDQHVWAFLGDGEMGEPESLGAIRVASREGLDNLTYVVNCNLQQLDGPVVGNGKVVQELESYFLGAGWHVIKVLWGRDWDPLLAADASGALVNKMNTTPDGQYQTYLVEDGAYIRQNFFSDPRLQKMVANYSDEQLKTLSRGGHDYRKVYAAFKAAKEHVGQPTVILAQTVKGWTIDALEGKNATHQMKKLTSKDLKAFRDRLYLDIPDSQLEDPYNPPYFHPGQDNEEIQYLQERRRALGGYLPERRVKPVVVKLPGDEMYAPLMEPAGGAKVATTQAFVRLLRDLMRDKEIGQRIVPIAPDEFRTFGMDSMFPTAKIYNPHGQTYESVDRKLLLSYKEAKNGQLLHEGISEAGAMGSTIAAGSAYSIHGEPMIPVYIFYSMFGFQRTGDSIWAMADQMSRGFLIGATAGRTTLTGEGLQHADGHSPLLASTNPAIVHYDPAFAFEIGHIVKDGLRRMYGHDDTEHPDGENVIYYMTVYNEPVDQPGAPEGLDVEALLRGLYRYNTAPIDPAGKPRAQLLASGIGMAAALKAQKMLADEWGVAADVWSVTSWNELRRDAVETATWNLNHPGEDKRYPHVTQMLHGAEGSVVAVSDYMRAVQDQIAPYVYQPWTSLGTDGFGFADTRAAARRFFEVDAESIVVATLESLGREGQYDAGAAKQAYDKYRVGDPTAVAGVAQEGAGA